In a genomic window of Bradyrhizobium ontarionense:
- the pcsA gene encoding phosphatidylcholine synthase, which yields MDQLRPESPASATRVRRAAAFSVHVFTALGAGVALLAMLEAVREHWTAMFWWLGVALIIDGVDGPLARRLDVVHVQPDWSGDVLDLVVDFTTYVFVPAYAITASGMLLPLAAPLIGVGITVTGALYFADRRMKSDDNHFRGFPGLWNIAAFYLFLLHPSPLLATLGLAILIALTFVPFHVIHPVRVERLRWLTLPLVALWGVLVIDALSRNFAVGPIVTALLCAIGLYIVASDSAIRLLRSLKA from the coding sequence ATGGATCAGTTGAGACCAGAGAGCCCGGCATCAGCCACGCGGGTGCGTCGCGCCGCCGCGTTTTCGGTGCACGTCTTCACCGCGCTCGGTGCCGGCGTTGCGCTGCTCGCGATGCTCGAGGCCGTGCGTGAGCATTGGACGGCGATGTTCTGGTGGCTCGGCGTTGCGCTGATCATCGACGGCGTCGACGGACCGCTGGCACGCCGGCTCGATGTCGTCCATGTGCAACCGGACTGGTCGGGCGACGTGCTCGATCTCGTGGTGGACTTCACGACCTATGTGTTCGTGCCGGCCTATGCGATCACGGCGAGCGGCATGCTGCTGCCGTTGGCGGCCCCCCTGATCGGCGTCGGCATCACGGTGACGGGCGCGCTGTATTTTGCCGACCGCCGCATGAAGAGCGACGACAATCATTTTCGCGGCTTTCCGGGCCTCTGGAACATCGCGGCCTTCTACCTGTTCCTGCTGCATCCGTCGCCGTTGCTGGCGACGCTGGGCCTCGCGATCCTGATCGCGCTGACTTTCGTGCCCTTCCATGTCATCCATCCGGTGCGCGTCGAACGGCTGCGCTGGCTGACACTGCCGCTCGTCGCCCTCTGGGGCGTTCTGGTCATCGATGCGCTGTCGAGGAATTTTGCCGTGGGTCCGATCGTGACGGCGCTGTTGTGCGCGATCGGCCTCTACATCGTCGCGAGCGACTCCGCGATCCGCCTGTTGAGATCCTTGAAAGCATGA
- the rimO gene encoding 30S ribosomal protein S12 methylthiotransferase RimO, translating into MQQGSAPKISFVSLGCPKALVDSERIITRLRAEGYELARKHDGADVVIVNTCGFLDSAKQESLSAIGSAMAENGKVIVTGCMGAEPEQIEQAYPGVLSITGPQQYESVLDAVHRALPPVHNPHLDLVPPQGVKLTPRHYAYLKISEGCNNRCTFCIIPKLRGDLVSRSAADVLREAERLVEAGVKELLVISQDTSAYGLDLKYAESSWKDRSVRARFIDLARELGDLGAWVRLHYVYPYPHVDEVIGLMADGKVLPYLDIPFQHASPNVLKAMRRPAAQDRTLDRIKAWRAQCPDLALRSTFIVGFPGETDADFDYLLEWLDEAEIDRLGCFKYEPVAGATSNALPDQVPAEVKQERWNALMARQQKISARRLKRKVGSRQQVIIDEVGPTVAKGRSKADAPDIDGAVYVSSRRPLRVGEIVTAKIDRADEYDLHGTVAGF; encoded by the coding sequence ATGCAGCAGGGTTCGGCGCCCAAGATCAGCTTTGTTTCGCTCGGATGTCCCAAGGCGCTGGTCGATTCCGAGCGCATCATCACGCGGCTGCGAGCCGAGGGTTACGAGCTCGCCCGCAAGCATGACGGTGCTGACGTCGTGATCGTCAACACCTGCGGCTTCCTCGACAGTGCCAAGCAGGAATCGCTGTCTGCGATCGGCTCGGCCATGGCCGAGAACGGCAAGGTCATCGTCACCGGATGCATGGGGGCGGAGCCGGAGCAGATCGAGCAGGCCTATCCCGGCGTGCTGTCGATCACCGGGCCCCAGCAGTATGAAAGCGTGCTGGACGCCGTCCATCGGGCCCTCCCCCCGGTGCACAACCCGCATCTCGACCTGGTTCCACCGCAGGGTGTCAAGCTGACGCCCCGCCACTATGCGTATCTGAAGATCTCGGAGGGCTGCAACAACCGCTGCACCTTCTGCATCATCCCGAAGCTGCGCGGCGATCTGGTGTCGCGGTCCGCCGCGGACGTGCTGCGGGAGGCCGAGCGTCTGGTCGAAGCCGGCGTCAAGGAGCTCCTGGTCATTTCGCAGGATACCTCCGCCTACGGGCTCGACCTGAAATATGCCGAAAGCTCCTGGAAGGACCGCAGCGTCAGGGCACGCTTCATCGATCTCGCCCGAGAGCTCGGTGATCTCGGCGCCTGGGTGCGGCTGCATTACGTCTATCCCTACCCCCATGTCGACGAGGTGATCGGTCTCATGGCCGATGGCAAGGTGCTGCCCTATCTCGACATCCCGTTCCAGCATGCCAGCCCGAACGTGCTCAAGGCGATGCGGCGGCCGGCCGCGCAGGACAGGACGCTGGACCGGATCAAGGCCTGGCGCGCGCAATGTCCAGATCTGGCGCTTCGTTCGACCTTCATCGTCGGGTTTCCCGGCGAGACCGATGCGGATTTCGACTATCTGCTGGAGTGGCTGGACGAGGCCGAGATCGATCGGCTCGGCTGCTTCAAGTATGAGCCGGTGGCTGGCGCGACGTCCAATGCCCTGCCCGACCAGGTCCCAGCCGAGGTCAAGCAGGAGCGCTGGAACGCGCTGATGGCACGGCAGCAGAAGATCTCGGCGCGAAGGCTGAAGCGCAAGGTCGGGAGCCGTCAGCAGGTCATCATCGACGAGGTCGGCCCGACCGTCGCCAAGGGCCGCTCGAAGGCGGACGCGCCCGACATCGACGGGGCCGTTTACGTCTCGAGCCGTCGCCCCCTGCGCGTCGGCGAGATCGTGACGGCCAAGATCGACCGCGCCGACGAATACGACCTGCACGGAACGGTTGCAGGGTTCTGA
- a CDS encoding NirA family protein, translating to MKIEPLSVDFNDEQKRYLEGLAAGLKVNLGVQGQGSRAAAEPTGPDAIHLKAQDKVVASGRKLADQEKVKRELHPFDAYERLKEQARTDTPPSTADNFRWRYYGLFHVAPAQDSYMCRLRIPNGILKHWQLTGLADLADQLCGPYSHVTTRANLQLREIPPKHTVMLLEGLSDLGLTARGSGADNIRNVTGTPTAGIDPQELLDTRPYAREWHFHILNDRSLYGLPRKFNVAFDGAGRIAALEDTNDVAFSAVEVKDGFGAAPGVWFRLGLGGITGHKDFAKPTGIIVEPQHATEVADAIVRVFIETGDRTNRLKARLKYVLDSMGHDKFMEAVEARLGRKLARVPDEALQQRPESDRMAHIGVHQQKQQGLNWIGVVLPLGKLTTDQMRALAKIAADLGDGEIRLTVWQNLLLSGVRDDNVALACAAIEQIGLSVKASHIRAGLIACTGNAGCKFAASNTKRHAAEIGDWCESRVDVDTPLNIHLTGCHHSCAQHYISDIGLIGAKVPVGDGDDTVEGYHLFAGGGFGPQAEIGQEVYHDLKAEDAPRTVEKLLKAYLMHRASPDETFLSFARRHDGETLRKLAEVQTSSEVSA from the coding sequence ATGAAAATCGAACCTTTGTCTGTCGACTTCAACGACGAGCAGAAGCGCTATCTCGAGGGCTTGGCCGCCGGTCTCAAGGTCAACCTGGGAGTGCAGGGACAGGGCAGTAGGGCCGCGGCAGAACCGACGGGGCCCGACGCTATCCACCTCAAGGCGCAGGACAAGGTGGTCGCGTCGGGACGGAAGCTCGCCGACCAGGAGAAGGTCAAACGCGAGCTGCATCCCTTCGATGCGTACGAGCGGCTGAAGGAGCAGGCCCGCACCGATACCCCGCCGTCCACCGCCGACAACTTCCGCTGGCGCTATTACGGGCTGTTCCATGTGGCGCCGGCGCAGGACTCCTACATGTGCCGGCTACGGATCCCTAACGGCATTCTCAAGCATTGGCAGCTCACAGGCCTCGCCGATCTCGCCGACCAGCTCTGCGGCCCCTACAGCCACGTCACGACGCGGGCCAATCTGCAGCTCCGCGAAATCCCGCCGAAGCACACGGTCATGCTGCTGGAGGGTCTCTCGGATCTCGGGCTGACCGCGCGTGGTTCCGGCGCCGACAATATCCGCAACGTGACGGGGACGCCGACCGCCGGCATCGATCCGCAGGAGCTTCTGGATACGCGCCCCTATGCGCGCGAATGGCACTTCCACATCCTCAACGATCGATCGCTCTATGGTCTGCCGCGCAAGTTCAACGTCGCCTTCGACGGCGCGGGCCGTATTGCTGCGCTCGAAGACACCAATGACGTCGCGTTCTCGGCGGTCGAGGTGAAGGACGGCTTCGGTGCCGCGCCGGGCGTGTGGTTCAGGCTCGGCCTCGGCGGCATCACCGGCCACAAGGACTTTGCCAAGCCGACCGGGATCATCGTCGAGCCGCAGCACGCCACCGAGGTGGCTGACGCCATCGTGCGCGTCTTCATCGAGACCGGTGATCGTACTAATCGCCTGAAGGCGCGGCTCAAATACGTGCTCGACAGCATGGGCCATGACAAGTTCATGGAAGCTGTCGAGGCGAGGCTCGGCCGCAAGCTCGCCCGCGTGCCGGACGAGGCGCTGCAGCAGCGTCCCGAGTCCGACCGCATGGCCCACATCGGCGTGCACCAGCAGAAGCAGCAGGGCCTGAATTGGATCGGCGTCGTGCTGCCGTTGGGCAAGCTGACCACCGATCAGATGCGCGCGCTCGCCAAGATCGCGGCGGATCTTGGCGACGGCGAGATCCGCCTCACGGTCTGGCAGAACCTCCTCCTGTCGGGCGTTCGCGACGACAACGTCGCGCTGGCCTGCGCGGCGATCGAGCAGATCGGGCTGTCGGTGAAGGCCTCGCATATCCGCGCCGGATTGATCGCCTGCACCGGCAATGCCGGCTGCAAGTTCGCGGCATCGAACACCAAGCGGCACGCCGCCGAGATCGGCGACTGGTGCGAGAGTAGGGTGGACGTGGACACCCCGCTGAACATCCATCTGACCGGCTGCCATCACTCCTGTGCCCAGCACTACATCAGCGACATCGGCCTGATCGGGGCGAAGGTGCCCGTGGGCGATGGCGACGACACCGTCGAGGGCTATCATTTGTTCGCCGGCGGCGGCTTCGGCCCGCAGGCCGAGATCGGCCAGGAGGTCTATCACGACCTCAAGGCTGAGGATGCGCCCCGCACCGTCGAGAAGCTGCTCAAAGCCTACCTCATGCATCGCGCCTCGCCCGACGAAACCTTCCTGTCCTTTGCCCGCCGCCACGACGGCGAAACCCTGCGCAAGCTCGCCGAAGTCCAGACGTCGTCGGAGGTATCCGCATGA
- a CDS encoding ANTAR domain-containing response regulator: MSAEQSPKIVIVDESPIRAAILEEGLREAGFTGVVRVSEMQGLLARIYALDPDVIVIDLENPSRDVLEQMFQVSRAVRRPIAMFVDQSDAASIQASVEAGVSAYIVDGLKKERIKPILDLCISRFNAFSKLQDELERTKSALEDRKVIDRAKGILMKMKGFTEEEAYVLLRSTAMREKKKIGEIAQSILTASEMLK; the protein is encoded by the coding sequence ATGAGCGCCGAGCAATCACCCAAGATCGTGATCGTCGATGAGAGCCCGATTCGCGCGGCCATCCTGGAGGAGGGCTTGCGGGAGGCGGGTTTTACCGGCGTCGTGCGAGTCAGCGAGATGCAGGGCCTTCTGGCGCGGATCTATGCGCTGGACCCGGACGTCATCGTGATCGATCTCGAGAATCCCAGCCGCGACGTGCTCGAGCAGATGTTCCAGGTCAGCCGCGCCGTCCGCCGGCCGATCGCGATGTTCGTGGACCAGAGCGACGCGGCCTCGATCCAGGCCTCGGTGGAGGCCGGCGTGTCGGCCTACATCGTCGACGGCCTGAAGAAGGAGCGGATCAAGCCGATCCTCGACCTCTGCATCTCCCGCTTCAATGCCTTCTCGAAGCTGCAGGACGAGCTCGAGCGGACCAAGTCGGCGCTCGAAGACCGCAAGGTGATCGACCGGGCCAAGGGCATCCTGATGAAGATGAAGGGCTTCACCGAAGAGGAAGCCTACGTTCTGTTGCGCTCCACCGCGATGCGCGAGAAGAAGAAGATCGGCGAGATCGCGCAATCGATCCTGACCGCCTCGGAGATGCTGAAATGA
- a CDS encoding quinone oxidoreductase family protein has product MAKAVRVHKVGGPEALVYEAVDVAAPGPGEVRIRQHAIGLNFIDVYYRTGLYKAPSLPFIAGNEAAGEVIAVGPGVTNFHPGDRVAYYENLGGYATERNIAWQRLVKLPDHITYEQGAVLMLKGLTVWYLLHKTFKVEPHHRVLIHAAAGGIGLLACQWARALGAHVIGTVGSKAKADLALANGCDHVILYNEEDFVARVKQVSRGELCDVVYDGVGKSTFPGSLSCLKPRGLFVSFGNASGPVPPFSIAELNSHGSLFATRPKLNDYIGKRSELLDGADTLFSAIISGKLHVPINHAYALKDAAKAHADLESRATTGASILKP; this is encoded by the coding sequence ATGGCCAAGGCGGTGCGCGTGCACAAGGTGGGAGGCCCGGAGGCGCTCGTCTATGAGGCGGTGGATGTTGCCGCGCCCGGTCCCGGCGAGGTGCGCATTCGCCAGCACGCGATCGGGCTGAACTTCATCGACGTCTACTATCGCACCGGCCTGTACAAGGCGCCGAGCCTGCCCTTCATCGCCGGCAACGAGGCGGCCGGCGAGGTCATCGCGGTCGGCCCCGGCGTGACAAATTTCCATCCCGGCGACCGTGTCGCCTACTACGAGAATCTCGGCGGCTACGCCACCGAGCGCAACATCGCCTGGCAGCGCCTCGTCAAGCTGCCCGACCACATCACCTATGAGCAGGGCGCGGTGCTGATGCTCAAGGGCCTGACGGTCTGGTATCTGCTGCATAAGACGTTCAAGGTCGAGCCGCATCATCGCGTGCTGATCCATGCCGCGGCGGGCGGCATCGGCCTATTGGCCTGCCAGTGGGCACGGGCGCTCGGTGCGCATGTCATCGGCACGGTCGGCTCGAAGGCCAAGGCCGATCTCGCGCTCGCCAACGGCTGCGACCACGTCATCCTCTACAACGAGGAGGACTTCGTGGCCCGCGTCAAGCAGGTCAGCCGGGGCGAGCTGTGCGACGTGGTCTATGACGGCGTCGGCAAGTCGACCTTTCCGGGCTCGCTGTCCTGCCTGAAGCCGCGCGGCCTGTTCGTCAGCTTCGGCAATGCGTCGGGGCCGGTGCCGCCATTCTCGATCGCCGAGCTCAACAGTCACGGCTCGTTGTTCGCGACCCGGCCGAAGCTGAACGACTATATCGGCAAGCGCTCGGAGCTGCTGGATGGCGCCGATACGCTGTTCTCCGCGATCATCAGCGGCAAGCTGCACGTTCCCATCAATCACGCCTACGCACTGAAGGACGCGGCGAAAGCTCATGCCGATCTGGAGAGCCGGGCCACCACAGGGGCGTCGATCTTGAAGCCGTGA
- a CDS encoding DUF2336 domain-containing protein, protein MSNAHLTIADEVQAAIATGSAERCSGVAERVASLFIASVGSLDVEQHALFTDVFERLVNTIELRALADVGARIALAELSAQLAPVPQAPVEVIRRLAHHDDITVAGPVLSESPRLSSEDLVEIAETRGEKHLIAIAGRWWLQEIVTDALLARRYPSVSRKLMKNPGARVSPAGFAAVVAQAAGDADLTIAAGIRADLPAALRRTLLEGATEAVRARLLAAAPPHLYEEIRSAIAAAAADAERDMSRCRDFGSAKLAVGQLKQTGRLNEALLQDFARQRRYTETIAAIAELAKCSIELVRPLMQSLRSDGILVPCKAAGLSWTTVAAILDSRFVSGATKPDELTKLKNRYLELTPDEAQRLLKLWSVRTGSPANGN, encoded by the coding sequence ATGTCGAACGCCCATCTCACGATCGCCGACGAAGTGCAGGCGGCGATTGCCACCGGCTCAGCCGAACGCTGCTCCGGCGTGGCCGAGCGGGTTGCATCCCTGTTCATCGCATCGGTGGGCAGCCTGGATGTCGAGCAGCATGCCCTGTTTACCGACGTCTTCGAGCGCCTCGTCAACACGATCGAGTTGCGCGCGCTGGCCGATGTCGGCGCGCGTATTGCGCTCGCCGAACTCAGCGCCCAGCTCGCGCCGGTGCCACAAGCACCTGTCGAGGTGATCCGGCGGCTGGCCCATCACGACGACATCACCGTGGCCGGGCCCGTGCTGTCGGAGTCGCCGCGGCTCAGCTCCGAGGATCTGGTCGAGATCGCCGAGACCCGCGGTGAGAAGCACCTGATCGCGATCGCCGGCCGCTGGTGGCTGCAGGAGATCGTCACCGATGCGCTGCTCGCGCGACGCTATCCGAGCGTGAGCCGAAAGCTGATGAAGAACCCGGGGGCGCGGGTGTCGCCGGCTGGGTTTGCGGCCGTCGTTGCCCAGGCCGCGGGCGATGCGGACCTCACGATCGCCGCCGGTATCCGGGCCGATCTTCCGGCAGCCCTGCGCAGGACGTTGCTGGAGGGGGCCACCGAGGCGGTCAGGGCCAGGCTGCTCGCGGCCGCGCCGCCGCATCTCTACGAGGAAATCCGCAGCGCGATCGCAGCAGCCGCGGCCGACGCGGAGCGGGACATGTCGCGTTGCCGTGACTTCGGCAGCGCCAAGCTGGCGGTCGGGCAGTTGAAGCAGACAGGCCGGCTGAACGAGGCGCTGTTGCAGGATTTTGCCCGCCAGCGGCGCTATACGGAAACGATTGCCGCCATCGCGGAGCTCGCAAAATGCAGCATCGAGCTGGTTAGGCCACTGATGCAGAGCCTGCGGAGCGACGGCATTCTGGTGCCGTGCAAGGCCGCCGGGCTCAGCTGGACCACTGTCGCGGCCATCCTCGATAGCCGGTTCGTCTCGGGCGCGACGAAGCCCGATGAGCTGACCAAACTCAAGAACAGATATCTCGAGCTGACGCCGGACGAGGCGCAACGCCTGCTCAAGCTGTGGAGCGTGAGGACCGGCTCCCCGGCAAACGGGAATTGA
- a CDS encoding LLM class flavin-dependent oxidoreductase yields the protein MASRLRIGVFCPYDNHGLGHPSAIQAETDLVLKAEALGFDEAWISEHHFDAGSSSPSIFALLGYLAARTARIRLGTAAVLLPFRPPIEVAEDIATIDILSGGRFDFGVARGGPFPEQNRNFGVSSDDARPRMLEALHLIQRLLVEDEVSHQGRYFHVDRLQLTPRPLQQPVPTWIASASEAALDDAAAHGHGLMAGLTSTVDDVAQMLRSYRERNRSSDPRLVVSRFYCSAPTRDAANAEAAPFLQQFFDRRRQLSAGRHAAVPPINIEGFLARSLIGSHDEVRSKLAELAASGARSVLLVPTSVDATRRCDLLATFQRHILEGRPDG from the coding sequence ATGGCTTCCCGTCTGCGCATCGGTGTCTTCTGCCCCTACGACAATCATGGTCTCGGCCACCCCTCCGCCATCCAGGCCGAAACCGATCTGGTCCTGAAGGCCGAGGCGCTCGGCTTCGACGAGGCCTGGATTTCCGAGCATCATTTCGACGCGGGCAGCTCCAGCCCGTCGATCTTCGCGCTGCTCGGCTATCTCGCCGCCCGCACGGCGCGGATCCGGCTCGGCACGGCCGCCGTGCTGCTGCCGTTCCGTCCGCCGATCGAGGTGGCCGAGGACATCGCCACGATCGACATCCTCAGTGGTGGGCGGTTCGATTTCGGCGTCGCGCGAGGCGGGCCGTTTCCTGAACAGAACCGGAATTTCGGCGTTTCGTCCGACGACGCGCGGCCACGCATGCTGGAGGCGCTGCATCTGATCCAGCGTCTTCTGGTCGAGGATGAGGTCTCCCACCAGGGCCGGTACTTCCATGTCGATCGTCTGCAATTGACGCCGCGCCCGCTCCAGCAGCCAGTGCCGACTTGGATCGCGTCAGCAAGCGAGGCCGCGCTCGACGACGCAGCGGCGCACGGCCATGGCCTGATGGCCGGGTTGACGTCGACCGTCGATGACGTCGCGCAGATGCTGCGGAGCTACCGGGAGCGGAACCGCAGCTCGGATCCGCGGCTCGTGGTGTCGCGCTTCTATTGCAGCGCGCCGACCCGGGACGCGGCGAACGCCGAGGCGGCTCCGTTCCTGCAGCAGTTCTTCGATCGCAGGCGGCAGCTGTCCGCGGGGCGTCACGCCGCGGTGCCGCCGATCAACATCGAGGGCTTCCTCGCACGGTCTCTGATCGGAAGTCATGACGAGGTCCGATCCAAGCTGGCCGAGCTTGCGGCGAGCGGAGCGCGCAGCGTGTTGCTGGTCCCAACCAGCGTGGATGCCACCCGACGCTGTGATCTGCTTGCGACGTTCCAGAGGCATATCCTGGAAGGCCGGCCGGACGGATAG
- a CDS encoding TerC family protein: MIDLLTSPEAWAALLTLTALEIVLGIDNVIFLSVITSRVPQPQAARARQIGLALALIFRIVLLSVLVWLIGLTQPVVSIRGLGFSWRDLILIGGGLFLIAKATHEIHAEVEAREDDGPQGGGANKFFWVILQIIVIDLVFSLDSIITAIGMAQDLEIMIAAVIIAVAIMYVSSGPVARFVANHPTTKMLALAFLVLIGVALVADGFEFHIPRGYIYFAIVFALAVEAFNVMASRNRRKRNG, from the coding sequence ATGATCGACCTTCTGACCAGTCCCGAAGCATGGGCCGCGCTGCTGACGTTGACCGCGCTGGAAATCGTTCTCGGCATCGACAACGTCATCTTCCTGTCGGTGATCACCTCGCGCGTTCCCCAACCCCAGGCCGCACGCGCCCGGCAGATCGGTCTCGCGCTGGCCTTGATCTTCCGCATCGTGCTGCTCAGCGTCCTGGTCTGGCTGATCGGACTGACGCAACCGGTGGTGTCCATCCGCGGTCTGGGCTTCTCCTGGCGCGACCTCATCCTGATTGGCGGCGGCCTGTTCCTCATCGCCAAGGCCACGCATGAGATCCATGCCGAGGTCGAGGCGCGCGAAGACGACGGGCCGCAGGGTGGTGGCGCGAACAAATTCTTCTGGGTGATCCTGCAGATCATCGTGATTGATCTCGTGTTCTCGCTGGACTCGATCATCACCGCGATCGGCATGGCCCAGGATCTCGAGATCATGATCGCCGCGGTCATCATCGCGGTCGCCATCATGTACGTGTCCTCGGGACCGGTCGCGCGTTTCGTGGCGAACCATCCGACCACCAAGATGCTGGCGCTCGCCTTCCTGGTGCTGATCGGTGTCGCGCTGGTGGCCGACGGCTTCGAGTTCCACATCCCGCGCGGCTACATCTACTTCGCGATCGTCTTCGCCCTCGCAGTCGAGGCCTTCAACGTGATGGCATCGCGCAACCGCAGGAAGCGCAACGGCTGA
- a CDS encoding acetylornithine transaminase has product MLTVPHPYDALMEITARPRTVFVQGKGSWLWDDNGRRYLDFIQGWAVNALGHAPPQLAKALADQATRLITPSPAYFNDTSLQLAKALTERSCFDQVFFTNSGAEANEGAIKLARKYGALRKNGAYEIITFEGGFHGRTLATMSASGKKAFEPLFEPKVPGFPKARLNDIASVEALISDKTVAIMLEPIQGEAGVWPATTKFLQQLQTLTTKHGLLLIVDEIQTGMGRTGKLFGYEHADVLPDIMTLGKGIGGGVPLAALLATDEASCFEHGDQGGTFNGNPLMCAAGLAVLDVIEKPEFLKTIADNGIYLESELQRISARHGLGEVRGRGLLLALDVVRPIAPSIVAHAFELGLLLNAPRPDALRFMPALNVTRDEITAMIDTLDGILTKAGAARCVA; this is encoded by the coding sequence ATGCTGACCGTCCCCCATCCGTACGACGCCCTGATGGAGATCACGGCGCGTCCGCGCACCGTCTTCGTCCAGGGCAAGGGCTCCTGGCTGTGGGACGACAACGGCAGGCGCTATCTCGACTTCATCCAGGGCTGGGCAGTGAATGCGCTCGGCCACGCCCCGCCCCAGCTTGCGAAGGCGCTTGCCGACCAGGCTACGCGGTTGATCACGCCGAGCCCCGCCTATTTCAACGATACGAGCCTGCAACTGGCGAAGGCACTCACCGAGCGCTCGTGCTTCGATCAGGTGTTCTTCACCAATTCGGGCGCGGAGGCCAATGAGGGCGCCATCAAGCTGGCGCGCAAATACGGTGCTCTGCGCAAGAACGGCGCCTATGAGATCATCACCTTCGAGGGCGGCTTCCACGGCCGCACGCTGGCGACGATGTCAGCCTCGGGCAAGAAGGCCTTCGAGCCGCTGTTCGAGCCGAAGGTGCCGGGCTTTCCCAAGGCGCGCCTGAACGACATCGCCTCGGTCGAGGCGCTGATCTCCGACAAGACGGTTGCGATCATGCTGGAGCCGATCCAGGGCGAGGCCGGCGTATGGCCGGCGACGACCAAGTTTCTTCAGCAGTTGCAGACGCTCACGACGAAACATGGGCTGCTGCTGATCGTCGACGAGATCCAGACCGGCATGGGCAGGACCGGAAAACTGTTCGGCTATGAGCACGCCGATGTCCTTCCGGACATCATGACCTTGGGCAAGGGCATCGGCGGCGGCGTGCCTCTGGCTGCCTTGCTGGCGACGGACGAAGCGTCCTGCTTCGAGCATGGTGATCAGGGCGGCACCTTCAACGGCAATCCGCTGATGTGCGCAGCCGGGCTTGCGGTGCTCGATGTCATCGAGAAGCCGGAGTTTCTCAAGACGATCGCCGATAACGGCATCTATCTCGAAAGCGAGCTGCAGCGCATCTCGGCGCGACACGGCCTCGGCGAGGTACGTGGTCGAGGCCTGTTGCTTGCGCTCGACGTCGTCAGGCCGATCGCGCCGTCGATCGTCGCCCACGCGTTCGAGCTCGGCCTGCTCCTGAATGCGCCGCGACCGGATGCGCTGCGCTTCATGCCGGCGCTCAACGTCACCCGGGACGAGATCACAGCGATGATCGACACCCTGGATGGAATCCTGACCAAGGCCGGCGCCGCGCGCTGCGTCGCGTAG
- a CDS encoding CmpA/NrtA family ABC transporter substrate-binding protein, with the protein MTGPLRIGFIPLVDAAALIVAVDKGFTAAEGLDVTLVREVSWSNVRDKLNIGLFDAAHLLAPVAIASSLGIGHVKVPIVAPFNLGVNGNAITVTPALHAALMAELEGDRFDPMATALALARVVAARRKAGAEPLTFGMTFPFSTHNYQLRFWMAAGGVDPDEDVRLVVLPPPYMVDSLANGHVDAFCVGAPWNSIAVDLGIGHILHFVSDILVRAAEKVLAVRQSWADKNPDALAALVRACGRAADFIEQSHVEAAQILAKPERIDVDAEVIKRTLDGRLKISPDGTFRESPRYLLVGREGAARPEPIQAAWLYAQMVRWGQIPLSEEALNTAMGVFRPDIYDAATGTAAPAGGAEIGAFAGPAFSADDVIGHLRAFKIGRWRA; encoded by the coding sequence ATGACCGGCCCGCTTCGCATTGGCTTCATTCCGCTGGTCGATGCCGCCGCGCTGATCGTCGCCGTCGACAAGGGCTTCACCGCAGCAGAAGGGCTCGACGTCACGCTGGTCCGCGAGGTGTCGTGGTCGAACGTCCGCGACAAGCTCAACATCGGCCTGTTCGACGCGGCACATCTGCTCGCCCCGGTCGCCATTGCCTCCAGCCTGGGCATCGGCCACGTCAAGGTCCCGATTGTCGCGCCCTTCAATCTCGGCGTGAACGGCAACGCCATCACCGTGACGCCGGCGCTGCACGCCGCCCTCATGGCGGAGCTGGAGGGAGATCGGTTCGATCCGATGGCCACAGCGCTCGCTTTGGCGCGCGTCGTCGCCGCGCGCCGCAAGGCAGGTGCCGAGCCGCTGACCTTCGGCATGACCTTTCCGTTCTCCACGCACAACTACCAGCTTCGGTTCTGGATGGCCGCGGGTGGGGTCGACCCCGACGAGGATGTCCGGCTGGTGGTGCTGCCGCCGCCCTACATGGTCGACAGTCTTGCCAATGGTCATGTCGATGCGTTCTGCGTCGGGGCCCCCTGGAACTCGATCGCCGTTGATCTCGGCATCGGCCATATCCTGCACTTCGTGTCGGATATCCTGGTGCGGGCTGCTGAAAAGGTACTGGCGGTGAGGCAGAGCTGGGCCGACAAGAATCCCGACGCGCTGGCCGCGCTGGTCCGCGCGTGCGGCCGTGCGGCGGATTTCATCGAGCAGAGCCATGTGGAGGCGGCGCAGATCCTGGCCAAGCCGGAACGGATCGACGTGGATGCGGAGGTCATCAAGCGCACGCTCGACGGCCGGCTGAAGATCTCTCCGGACGGCACCTTCCGCGAGAGCCCGCGCTATCTGCTGGTCGGGCGTGAAGGAGCGGCGCGCCCGGAGCCGATCCAGGCTGCCTGGCTGTACGCGCAGATGGTGCGCTGGGGCCAGATCCCCTTGAGCGAGGAGGCCTTGAACACGGCCATGGGCGTTTTCAGGCCCGATATCTATGATGCGGCGACGGGAACGGCCGCGCCTGCCGGCGGCGCCGAGATCGGCGCGTTCGCGGGCCCGGCATTTTCGGCCGACGACGTGATCGGACATCTCCGGGCATTCAAGATCGGGCGCTGGCGCGCGTAG